Within Candidatus Tanganyikabacteria bacterium, the genomic segment GGTCGCCTTGCCCGCGAGGCAGGCCAGAAGGGACGCGATCGATCCTTCCCACGGATCGGCCTCGGCCAGCAGGGCGCGGATGGCGCCGGCAACGGGATCGATCTCAAGGGCGGACTCCACGGCCTCGGCCCGGTTGTCGCGGTAAGCGGCCATCACCGCGCCATCTGGCAGACCTAGCGCCGGTTCTGCTGCTGTTGCCCACAGAGCGAAGTCAGCCATGCGGGGCTTTCGCGTCAGCCTGACGGCCGGCCGGCGGGCGAGGGCGGTACTCACCGCCGACAGTAGGGCTCCCAGGATCCGCGGCCTCGCTGCCTCGAAGCGCGCTGCCAGGTCATCCTCGTCGAGCCGGGCGTCTTCTTCGATTTTCTCCAGCGTCAGCACGATCGCTCGCTCCGCCAGATCGCCACGGCCGGGCAGGCAGTCAATCCCGTTGAGGATGATCGGGCGCCGGGCGTCGAACAGGCGCTCCTCGTCGTCGGCGTAAAGCGCCCGGGTGCGGAAGCCTCCGCCAGTGACGAGCCGGCAAATGGCATCAGAGATCGCTCCCGGGATGCCGGACACGTTGTCCAGCGCCAGGATCCAGGAGTTCGAGGCGGCGATCACCAAGTCCCGGCCGTCCTTGGGCGGGCTCACCGCGGGGCTGACGGACGGATCGATGAGGCTTCGGATCAGCCGGGCGGCGGTCGTCTTTGCCGTCCCCTGGCCTCCTTGCAGGATCAGGATGGGGCAGGCGATGCCCGGGATGAGCGCGGCCACGAGCCAGGCGGCCAGCAACGTACGGGCGTTCTCGTCTGGAAGGTTGAGGAACGGACGAAGCTCGTCCAGGGATCCGCCTGCAACAGGATTCGGGAGTGGCTTCATCCCGGGGGCTCGGCGGAAGAACACGGGCGGATCCGCGGTCAGGCGCCAGCCGCTCGCCGTGATCTCAATGGCCTGCCAGGAATCGTCAGCCAGGTCCAGGTAGATCGCCTCTCCGTGGCGCGCCCCTCTGACGGCGATCTCGTGGGTTGGGCCGTCGTGCAAGGCAATTGCTTCGAGGGTCGAGAGAGCCGTAGCCCTCGCCTCACCGCTCGGCGTGCGCCTTACGGCTTGGTAGTAACGGCCCTGCAACCACGACATGAAGCCTCGCCGGCCTGACAGAGGCAGGGTTCGGCGCGGGCCGTTCCGGATGGTCGCGTAGGCCTTCTCGTCAGCGGTGTGCCAAAAGTCGGCCCACTCGTGGGCAAGCCGGATCAGGCGGCCAGCCTGGGTCTTGTCCTCGGCCTCCTGGTCGGCCTCTACGTCGGCCTCGCTCGGTCGCGGCTCCTCGGCCGTCTCCTTCTCGATCGGCGCATCGGCCGCGAGCGCCAGCAGTTCCTCCCGCGTCCCGCCGGCCGCGATCCAGTCGAACGCGTCTCCCTTGTCGGCCAGGTCGGGAAGTCGCAGGATCCGCACGTCGGCCGCAACGCCGGCCAGGGCGGCGGAAACCTGCCGGGCGTGCTTCTCGCCGGCCTCGTCGTTGTCCGGGAGGATCACGACATGCCGGCCGGCAAGCGGAGCGGCGAAGTCCTCGGCCTGGTCGGGCTTGAAGCCGCCGCGTCCCTCCGCGGCCACTCGCCGGCGCCCATCGGGTTCGTCGTCGCTACCAGGCCCAGGCCTCGCACGGCCTCGCAAGCCTTCTCGGCCTCGGTGATGAACACCAACTCGCCGACAAGCGCGGCCACGAGTTCGGGCAGGCGGTAGAGCACAAGTGGGACGCTGCCGGCGTCCGTGCCATCAGGGGTCCGCAAGCGCGGCCTCGGGTTCCCGCGGCCGGCCGGCGGTGTTGTCCAGGCAACCTTGAAGGCCAGGGCGCCGGCTGCGTCGTGATAGTCGAACACCTCGGTCCCCCACTCACTCGGGCCAGCCGTTGTCCCCGGCTTCGCATCGGCCGGCGACAGGTCGGTGTGCGTCGCGGTGGTCATGGGCGGCCTCCTTCCTTGCCGGCGAGCACCAGGGCGGCAAGCTCGGGCTCCCAGAACCGGATCCAGGCCAGGAGCGACGGGCCGATCGCATCGGTTGCCTTGCGCCTGCCGGCCAGTCTGACGCGCCGGCCCCCGTCTGGATCCGCTTCCACTTGCAAGCTGACGCCTCGGGCCGCCAGGTAGTCGCGCAACTTCTCGGGGCGGCCGGCCACGTCGTTCCCGCACCACTCGCAGGGATGCAGCACGGGCCGGGCCGGCAAGCCGATTGTGACCGGTGCCAGGCGAAAAGCGCTTGACGGCGGCTGACTGCCGGGGCTTAGGCTGGAATCAGCTTTGGAAGGGGAATGCGGGCTCCTGGTCACGTGCGTTGTGGCCGGGAGCCTCATCATTTGAGGCATAGAACCCTCCTTGGGTCTGAACGGCAGGCCGCAGGAGGCGGGACTGCACAGCTTTGGGTGGAATGCGAAGGGACTACCAGGCCACGGCGCGGGGCTCGTGGCGGGGCCGGGGGATCAGCCTGACTTGCGCTTCCTGCCGGCGCTGCCGTTCACGACGGCCGGTTCCTTGCGCCAGCCGCCTTCGAAGCCCTTGTCCCCGCCGCCGATGAAGGCCTGCAAGCGGTCCTCGTCTACCCGGACTTGCCGGCCAAGCCTGACCACGGGGATCACGCCGTCGCGCGCAAGGGCGTGGGCTCGCCCCACGTTCACGCGCAACCGCTCGGCAACCTCCTGAATCGTCAGCAACACTCTCTGTACCTCCCTGAACTCAGTTGATCTGCTGGCGCTCGTCCGGTAGTCTCTGCCCAGAGCAACCGAGCGCTAGTTTTGTGTAACTCTACGAAACAGGCAGCTTGTTTGTGAAGCCCACACACTTCCCTACACAGGTGGCTGACAGTGAGTAACGACGCGGAATCCCGGCCAAGCGCGATCCTCTCGCCATGGTGGAGGTTCGACGGCTATGAGATCCGGGACGGCTACATGAAGCCCAGCCAGGGCGCGAGGTTGATCAAGTACGATGCGCTCGCCGCCGGCCAGGAGCCGCTTGATGAGCTATTCAAGCTAATTGGGGCCGTTGTCGTGCGCAATGAAGGCCCCTGGAATGAGGGCCTTGTCCTTTCCCCGCTTCCTCGCAAGATGCTGGCCGGGCTCCTGGATTGGTGCTCACGGTGGGGCCTGCTTGGGCTGGCGGTGCATCGGTTCGACATCCTGGAAGGCCCGTGGGAGCGCTATTCGAAGTGGTCGCGCAATGAGTGGCACCGCGACATATTCGCTCGGAGTGGGTGCCGCTGGGATTCAACGACCGACGAGGCGCCCCCCGGCACCTTACCATCAGCTCCTCGAGTGTTCGAGCGGTATTCAGCCGGCCGGAAGGAAGGATTGCCCAATCGTTGGCGGCTAGCCGACGAGGCGTGGTTGAGGTACTTTCCGGGCTTGTCCCTGGAGAACGCTTGCGGTCTTTGCCCGGCCGCAACGGAGGAGTGGTGGCGGGCCTACAGCGAGCCGATCGACGAGATCATTGATGCTGCCGCGGCGCTGGACTGGGCCATGCGCCGAGTTAGGCTCACGATGCATCCCGAAGCAGAAACTCCCCGGCCCTTGCGTGACCTAGACGGGCAGAACGTGGAGGACGATCGCCCGCTTGCGAACCAGGCGGGCTGGCAGGAGTTTTCTGACCTGCTTGCCCCGGTGAGCTTCGATCTGGTCGCGACCGGAGAGGGGCTCAGGCGCACCGTCCGCTCCCCGTCCCTGCTCGGCTACCTCGTGGAATTGGCGACTAGGGCGTTGATGGGCGGGGCAAGGGTGATTGCCTGCAAGACGTGCGGCGCCGTCGTCTTGCGGACGGACTCAAGGGCGCTCTACTGCTCCGAAGCCTGCCGGCATCG encodes:
- a CDS encoding helix-turn-helix domain-containing protein; the protein is MLLTIQEVAERLRVNVGRAHALARDGVIPVVRLGRQVRVDEDRLQAFIGGGDKGFEGGWRKEPAVVNGSAGRKRKSG